A genomic segment from Peromyscus maniculatus bairdii isolate BWxNUB_F1_BW_parent chromosome 11, HU_Pman_BW_mat_3.1, whole genome shotgun sequence encodes:
- the Xcl1 gene encoding lymphotactin: MRLLLLTFLGVCCLTTYTVEGVGTEVLEETFCVSLTTQPLPVQRIKTYTIREGILKAVIFVTKRGVKICADPHAKWVKAAIKTVDRRIRTKKNMTEAPTRVQRSTSPAMALSG; the protein is encoded by the exons ATGAGACTTCTCCTCCTGACTTTCCTGGGAGTCTGCTGCCTCACCACCTACACTGTGGAAG gtGTGGGGACTGAAGTCCTAGAGGAGACTTTCTGTGTGAGCTTGACAACCCAGCCACTGCCAGTTCAAAGAATCAAGACCTATACCATCAGGGAGGGCATACTGAAAGCAGTAAT TTTTGTCACCAAACGAGGAGTGAAAATCTGTGCTGATCCACATGCCAAATGGGTGAAAGCAGCGATCAAAACTGTGGACAGAAGGATCCGTACCAAAAAGAACATGACTGAAGCTCCCACACGAGTCCAGAGGTCCACCAGCCCAGCCATGGCTCTGTCTGGATAG